The DNA window GATGTGATTGGGATCCCTGGTACCCATTCTTCCTGTGGACCTTGGCCTAGGTTGGTGACATGCATCAGCAGAACCTGGCCAAACTTCAGACAGTATTCTTCCCCTTAACCCTTCCTCCATCCTGGTCCCCTGCTCACCAGAGGACTTGAGCCGCTTCTCCCACTTTCTGCCTCTACCAAACTCTTCCCTTCATTTAAGCTCAGGGTTAACCAGATATTCTTAAATAAGTGTACGTACCCCCAAATAGGATcttccacccaccccaccccaacccaagcacacacgcacatacattcCTGCCTGCAAAAGCCTATTAGGTGGGCATCTTGCTGGCCTGCCTGTGTGCTCACCTGTACACACAAACACCCCAGCCACAGGGCAAGGGCAGTACCCAAGAGTGGCCTCCAGGATGTAAGTTGAAAGTATATCATTTATACTTATGCAAAGACACAAAGTGATTGGAACATTTCCAGCACTGTTTATTAACCCACATTCCCCCTTTATTTTTCGACCAGAAAGGACCTTTATTGTCTTGTGTTTGGGATCTGCCAAACCTCCTAGCTGATGGTATAGTTCAAGGCTTTCAGCCAGAGACATGCCCCACCCCTGCTATgcactcctcccttccctcccacaaCACTTCCTCATAAGCCAGTGCTGCTTCAAGTGTAACTTACATTTTGGTTCCTTGGGGTTTCTTCCATCTCATCCCACTTCTCATTTTTGTTCCATGTTTTGTTCAGAGCCTTACCCAGGCCAAGTCTGACTGTTCAGCTGGAGAAATGGTTTTGTCTGCACCTTCCTTCTAAAGATTTAACTGCCATGGCCCTCTCCACACCTCCCTGATGGGTGTTTCTCTGAGTTGTAATTAGAACTTGGATCTACTATTTAATTTCTCTGGCCatttcccaatccctcccacagTACTAGAAATCTTAGTTCTATACAAGAGTAAGAGGTGTGTACAAGCCCCTACTGTACTGTATGCACGGATTGCTTGGCCAATAATTATGTCAGTGAATCTGAGACTTGTATTAAACACTTTAGACATTTGTAGAAGGAAATTCGTAGACTTTTCACTTATTTACtaaagggtttgttttttggggggtttggttttttttggggggggttgtgcAGTCCTCAttgcaaaaataaacatttgtacTGAATATAAAATCACTGTCCTGTGACTActgctgtctttttctttaaGGGTAGAGCTGGGGGTGTAGGGGGAATGTGGGAATCAGTGTTCTATagcagaggaagaagggagttCCACACCCATAGACCTTGCAGCCAGATTAGAGTACTCAGGCAGGATACAGCATCATCAAGTGGCTGGACCATTGATttgatgaaaatgtaaatgaagCCAAAGCCACAATACAGCCTAATCATGCAAAATAGGTAAGTGGTAAGTGTGCAGGGCAAACACTTGTGCAGTATGAGCAGTGTAATCACAGGCACCTATTAAGCTCTGAAATGCATTGTTTACTGAGGCAGCACCACGTAAACCACTATTTCCCTTTAAGTAAGGACCCATGGGCTTAATTATGGTCCTAGGACAAGTATAATGTTTAGCAGTCTTGACAATACCAAGGTAAGGCTAACAGTGCTAAGTGTCAGGGAAAATGGGAAGTGATGAAAAATAGGTGAAGtgtttaaaagaaatatgaaaactaaacatggaaaaTGCTTGTGCAGTGGTGGTGACAGTGATACAGTCAATGGATAATGCCCCAAATAGGTAAATCAGGAAGTAGCCACATAAGCACATTTAGAGGTAGCTAGGTAACCAACCCCCAGAAAAAAGCTAAAATCTTTCCAATGGCTGCCTCCAGGGGGAAGGAAAGGTGGAGCCCAAGACTGCTGCTTTTCTCAAGTTCTGATTGCTGTTGAACCAGCTATTAGGCTTTAGGCAAATGAATTTCAGGCTCGTGATCTATACCGTAATACAGGGAGGTGATAATACTACCTACACTAATGGTTGTTGTAAGGGTTAAATGATGAATGACCTTGAAATGTTCGGGATGTTGGGGGAAGTTTGCAAAACAGGAGGAAGAAGGTATCCTGCCAGACTTCTCGCCTGGCCCTACTCAGCTACCTCTTTGGCCAGAGTCCCAATGACAACCATCCCTGTTCTTCGGCGCTCAGGCATATATCCTTTAGAAGTCAGTCTCCCGCCTGCTGCCGCCACCCGCGGAGCCCCGGCGTCTACAACCGCAGATTGGTAAGTCAATGACCGCCTCTGTCCAATCACATCTGTGCAGGGGCGGGCCGACGGGTCCGCTGGACCAACTGGAGGCTATCGTGGGGTCGAGGCGGCTGAACCACCGTTGGAACCAGGGCTTGGAGAAGGTGCTGCAAGGAGGGAGGGTCGCGCGTTTCCGGGTGGGGAGCTCCAGAGAGGGCGACGGCAGGGTCTCCCAAGGCATGCTTTGGCCGTGGCGACACCCCACGCCACCCTCCCAACCCCAGTCATGGCACCGTCTGTCCCACACCTTCCGCTTCCGGACCCGCCTGACCCGCCATATTAGGTTCCGACCCCGCCCCTCCGTCTCATTGGCCCGTATGCAGGCCGATCCCCAGCTCATTGGTCCAGCCCTCGCACCCAAGCCATCCTGGCCCAGCCTCAGACCTTCTCGGCCCAACGTTAGGCCCCGCCTTCTTTCGGTTCCACCTTCGTCCGCACCCTCCTTAGCCACGCCCCAAGCCCTCGCAACGCTCCTAGGTAGGCCTAGTTGAGTTCACCTTTCCAGCCGGTAGGCGGTACCTACCCTGCACTGCCCCGCCCCTTTATCTCAGGCTCCGCCCATTTCACCCACGGTGCCCCCCTGTCTCTTGTTTGTGCAGGACCCTATCTCTCCCTCTCGACTTTTgacccccacccacacacccaaCAGGGAGGCCTACTAGACCCCGCCCCCCTAAGCCCCGCCCAAGCATTTCTGATCCTGCCCACAGTCCTGGCCCCAAGCTTCCCTTCTCGCCAAGACTCCACCCCAACCACCCTAGGGCTGGTCCTCGCAGTTCCACCCCTGCACCTCGAGCCTCCTTGTTCCCCATCACCGTCGCGCTCAGGTGTTTACCTAGCACTTAGGTGAGTAGTGCGCGGTGACAGTTTCGGTCTGAGCTGCCAGCCTCTTCTCTCCGCGCTTTCCTCAAGCCCCGACAGCACGGAGGGACCCCAGACCAAAGGCGGTGGGCTCCGCAGCCCAGATCCCGCCTTGCCGCTGCAGCCAGTGCCCCTTGCCCAGACCCTAGACGGCCACGCAGTCGTGCCGGAACGCGGTGACATGCCCGAGCTGGTGGTGACGGCCCTGCTGGCGCCATCGCGCCTCACTCTGAAGCTGCTTCGCGCCTTCATGTGGAGCCTCGTGTTCTCCGCGGCCCTAGTGGCTGCAGCAGTTTACGGCTGCATCGCTCTCACTCATGTGTTGTGCCGGCCCCGACGCGGCTGCTGCGGCCGACCCCGGCGCACCCCACCCGCCTGCTTAAACGACCCCACGCTGGGCGAGCACTGCTTCCTGACTCTCAAGGTGAGTGCGTGGGGCGGCACCACCGGGGTTTCGAGGGTCAAGGAGCCAGGGAGGCGGGGCTGTCTAAGACCCGTGCGGGGTGGCAAATAGTTGAATCCAAATCTGGATCTGCGCATGCCTGGGGGGTGTGGGAAGTGAAGTGTTCCCACACTTCTTAGGGAAGAGGGGTTTCCCAAGTCGCATACTGTGCCCTTTCCCAGAGCTCAGGCGTGCACCTGCACTATGTCTCTGCTGGACGCGGCAATGGTCCCCTCATGCTGTTTCTGCATGGCTTCCCGGAGAACTGGTATGTCTGAGACCCAAAGGCCTGGAAtgcacagggctgggggaggtggagcTTGGACCACCAGGGCAGCCAGGAGGCGCGGATAAGGGCTAGGTAGACTGGGGGCACAAAGTGTATAGGGCCCGGATAGGCCCCTCAGGGAAAGAGGTCTACACGAAAACAAATGGGGACAGGAGGCCCTGAAGGGATGGGACAAAATATCTGGTCAAAGTatcttgtggtgcagtgtgttaaagacctggccgttgtcactgcagtggtcactgctgtagcatgggttcaatggctctcccaggaacttctgtgctgagggccaggccaaaaaataaaatgtgttgatGTTGAAGCTGTCCTGGACCCAAGGCACTGCTGACCTCACTCTCAGGCTAGGGTTCCCCATCCTTCCTTCTGAGACGTCCAGGGCAGGAAGGTGGGGTTGCCCAGGGCCCCTGCTGGGCGTAGGGGAGAGGTGCAGCCTGGGGATCCTGACTCAACCTCCCTCCTTGGCCCGCCTGACAGGTTCTCCTGGCGCTACCAGATCCGGGAGTTCCAGAGCCACTTCCACGTGGTGGCTGTGGACCTGCGGGGATATGGCTCCTCCGATGCACCAAGTGATATGGACTGTTACACCATCGACCTGCTGATGGCAGACATCCAGGATGTCATTCTGGGCCTGGGTGGGGATGTGCCcccatcccatccctggcctccctcaccccttcttctcctcttcctggcaACTCACTTACTCTGGTTCCTCTGACCGCCCCCCCAGGTTACTCCAAGTGCATCCTTGTGGCCCATGACTGGGGTGCACTCCTCGCCTGGAATTTCTCCATCTACTATCCATCCCTGGTGGAGCGGATGGTAGTAGTCAGCGCTGCCCCCATGTCAGTGTACCAAGGTGTGTCG is part of the Sus scrofa isolate TJ Tabasco breed Duroc chromosome 2, Sscrofa11.1, whole genome shotgun sequence genome and encodes:
- the EPHX3 gene encoding epoxide hydrolase 3, coding for MPELVVTALLAPSRLTLKLLRAFMWSLVFSAALVAAAVYGCIALTHVLCRPRRGCCGRPRRTPPACLNDPTLGEHCFLTLKSSGVHLHYVSAGRGNGPLMLFLHGFPENWFSWRYQIREFQSHFHVVAVDLRGYGSSDAPSDMDCYTIDLLMADIQDVILGLGYSKCILVAHDWGALLAWNFSIYYPSLVERMVVVSAAPMSVYQDYSMRHISQFFRSNYVFLFQLPWLPEKLLSMSDFQILKTTLTHRKRGIPHLTPNELEAFLYDFSQPGGLTGPLNYYRNLFRNFPLEPQELATRTLLLWGEKDPYLEQGLVGAISSRFVPGRLEAHILPGVGHWIPQSNAEEMHQYMWTFLQDLLN